The Apodemus sylvaticus chromosome 4, mApoSyl1.1, whole genome shotgun sequence nucleotide sequence cagcatgcctggacagaacatgacacctgcaatcaaggatccaaggcatgtgttggcagatgacctagggaagctttgggagaattccatcttcacagactgctccctattggtaggtggccatgaattcagggctcacaaggccatcctagcagctcgctctccagttttcagagccatgtttgaacatgaaatgcaggagagactaaaaaacctcgttgagattcatgacttggatccccaagtcttccaggagatgatgggcttcatctacacatggaaggcaccaaacctcaagagctactccatggcctctggtgtgctggcagctgctgacaggtatggcctggagggcttgaaggccatgtgtgaggatgccctctgcaggatcctctctgtggagaatgctgcaaacattctcatcctggctgacctccacagcacacagtggctgaagactcaggccctggatttcattacagattttgcctatgaggtctctaagacctcagggtggaagtcattggtggagtcacatccccccttggtggctgaagccttctgctccctggcttctgcacagtgtccttctttggagccatgatttaaatgcctaaagtgatctcagaagatggacagctgtgacctgtacctcttctgcaacagcaacaaccagcttttttaccaatgacttctgcttagacaatggtattgagggagcatttgcactttatcaggggaatggcagcatggtggctcaggatttaaaacacctgcaatatattatacatactgaaatggtaggtgtgcaataggcagcactgcagtctgggacactctacatgacatctatgatgttaatgttcctgtttgaatttgtctgatttttggaaactgagattcaatttagagtgggtcctaggcagagaacaactgtgtttctttggagaaacacttctgccttggactaaacagaagagatgactgtggccattggcaaggagaaatcaaccatgattgcttcctcatcagacaaggaaagacaatgaagagtttctgtttaaacattcaaggttcagggaactcggcttcaaaagcaattactgctctctcagagaactcTAGCTAAGTTCGCagcacacataggagagttttccacaacctgaaactggtgaatcagaggatctgaggccctcctcttgtctccatggccacaaagaactctgtagacaaaaccttaaccaaataaaatacaagatgaaaaaaacttttgaaatcagtctgtggtttccagagatgtttatttcagagaagtaacatgtagtccaagcaacctagctcagctgtggatgtttgaacagagccctcactctcctaccaatattagaaacccttggtctttttccttggaatttaatgttggaaaatgagaactccaccctcatgctcttttttttgtttttcatgtacttcttcaattttaccagaaaatataactccactttcaatcaacatagaaatattttttattcgaaatattttttatttacatttcaaatgatttcctcttttctatccccccactccctgaaagtcccataagcccccttctcttccccctgtcctcccacccaccccttcccacttccccggtctggttttgccaaatagtgcttcattgagtctttccaaaccaaggggccactcctcctttattcttgtacctcatttgatgtgtggattatgttttgggtattccaattttctaggttaatatccacttattagtgagtgcataccatgattcaccttttgagtctggcttacctcacttagtatgatgttctctagctccatccaggaATGGGCATGCTATTGAGATGTGAGcaggaagctaaagaaaaaaagcttccttcttcttaatgCTTATTGTGGggctccagtagaaggtgtggcctagttaagggagtgtcttctagtctgaagatctggattaagggtatgtgtttttctgcctcaagactcagactaaaggtatatgtttttctcagattaaatgtatatgtttttcgaccagaagaatctgtattagaactggatctatatatttcaacttaagaaaaaaaattagctgggcactgctggcacatgcctttaatcccagcacttaggaggcagaggcaggcagatttctgagttcgaggccagcctggtttacaaagtgagttccaggacagccagggctacacagagaaaccctgtcttgaaaaaagccaaaaaaaaaaaaaaaaaaaaaaaaaaaaaaaaaaaaaggaaaaggcatgccTTCTACTTTTGGATGTCCACAATAAGTGCAGACTAGAAGAATAACCATCACCAAATAATATACTTTGCTTATTTGggacaatcttgcataaataaagagatcatgtaaatctctgcacagatactatttacacatgcactggtcttacagattgctaccataaacatgatcagggaaggggtgctttccttaactgctcaggagtctgagtgttcacaaaatgtaagg carries:
- the LOC127682236 gene encoding TD and POZ domain-containing protein 1-like is translated as MSGDMEAKSWGSTQISVKNICCEWTISNFSFCMDGIQKEIRSPEFSLEANEEAAWCLRVYPNGVDKESKDYLSVDLGLLSCPVCPVWAKFEFWIINSQGEKCQSRKNPSVASFWQDQHRGFKEFILRDFLLSHQHLLLPEDQLTICCKVSIAGAIFSMPGQNMTPAIKDPRHVLADDLGKLWENSIFTDCSLLVGGHEFRAHKAILAARSPVFRAMFEHEMQERLKNLVEIHDLDPQVFQEMMGFIYTWKAPNLKSYSMASGVLAAADRYGLEGLKAMCEDALCRILSVENAANILILADLHSTQWLKTQALDFITDFAYEVSKTSGWKSLVESHPPLVAEAFCSLASAQCPSLEP